The DNA window AGCCGTAGCGAAACTCGGAGCGGTGCTTCTCCTGGGTCTCCTCGGTGCGCTCCGCCCGGATGGTGAGCATGCCGTCCTGGACGGTGATGTCCAGGTCCTTGCCGGGGTCGATGCCGGGGATCTCGGCCCTGACGAGATACCGGTCGCCCTCGGGGTACTCCTCGATCCGCACGGTGTAGAGGTCGGCCATGGCGGGCCAGGCCAGTCGGGACGGGAAGGACTCGAACCACTCGGGCAGGTCGGGGAAGAGCGACCGGCCCTGCCGACGTGCGGGAATGGCCATCACAACACCTCCACGGTGTGTCGACGCGTTCGGACTCTTCCAGTGGACTCCTCAGCTGCGGCTGGGGCCAGTTCGGAACCTCTGCTCAGTCGGCCGCCTCGGCCAGCCAGAGGTCGGGGCCGAAGACCTCGTACCGGATGGCGCGGGCGGGCACTCCGGCCGCGAGCAGCGCGGCGCGCGCCGTGCGCATGAACGGCAGCGGGCCGCAGAGGTAGACCGAGGCGTCGGCGGGGAGGTCGATGCCGTCCAGGTCCATCGGGCCGGTGCGGGCTTCGGGCTCCTCCGGGCCGGGCTGCTCGTACCAGAAGACCGCGTCTCCGTCGTGCAGCCGCTCCAGGGCGGCGCGGACGTCGGTGCGCAGGGCGTGGTCGGCGGGTGACCGGTCGGCGTGCAGGGCCAGGACCGGGCGGGTGGAGCCGGTGGCCGCGAGGTGTTCCAGCATGGCGGCCATCGGGGTGACGCCGACCCCGGCGGAGACCAGCACCAGGGGGGTGTCGGCGTCGTCGAGCACCACGTCACCGTAGGGCGGGGAGAGGGTGAGCGTGTCGCCGGTGCGCACCTGCCGGTGGAGCAGGGTGGAGACCTCGCCGTCGGGGGCGCCGCCCGCGCCGGTGACGCGTTTGACGGTGATCCGGCGCAGCTCCTGGCCGGGGGCGGTGGAGAGGCTGTACTGGCGCAGCTGGTGCACGCCGTCGGGCATCCGGACCCGGACGGAGACGTGATCACTGCGGCGGATTCGGCGGAGAGCATGGATCGGTCCCCCTGGGAGGCAGAGGCGGCAGCGGATTCCCGGCCGCCGAGGTGCGGCCGGGGCTGGTGCGGCGGAGCAGAGAGAGAGGAGTCCTGCCGGGGCTGGGCACGGCAGGACGTCCCCGGGCCGGTGGGGTCAGTCGTGCGGGACGACGGCCACCGGGCAGTGCGCGAAGTGCAGCGCGGCATGCGCGACCGGCCCGACCCGCATCGTCAGGGCCGGGCGGCGCACCCGGCGGCCGACCACCAGCAGCCCGGCACCGGCGGCAGCCCGGACCAGCACCTCGCCCCGGGCGCCCGACTCCACCTGCTCCACCACCTCCACCTGCGGGTACTTCTCCCGCCAGGGGGTCAGTGCCTCGGTCAGCGCGGCGCGCTCGCTCTCCTCCTGGCCGTCGACGGGGTCCAGGCCCACCGCGCCGTATCCGTAGACCGGCGGCAGGCTCCACGCCCGTACGGCGCGCAGCGCGGCGCCTCTGACCGCCGCCGCGGTGAAGGCGAAGTCCAGCAGGGCGGGGGCCGGGTCCTGGTAGCCCTTGACGCCGACCACGACCTCGTTCCCGGCGCCGTCGGCCGGCCTGCCGCCGTCGGTGCGCACCATCACCACCGGCCCGGCGGCGCGGGCCAGCAGCTGGGAGCCGAGCGAGCCGAGCATAAAGCCCGCCACGGCGCCGTACCCATGGGAGCCCAGCACCAGCAGCTCCGACTCCTCCGACTGGGCCAGCAGCACCGTGGCCGCCGCCCCCTCGGTCTCCTCCACCGAGTCGACCGCCAGTTCGGGGTAGCACTCCCGCAGGGCCGCCGCCGTCTCACGCAGCAGGCGGCCCGACCAGTGCTCCCGGGTCTCCTCGTCCTGCACCGAGGGGCCGATCTGCGGCCGGGCGTTCCAGGAGTGGACGAGCCGCAGCGGCAGTCGGCGGCGCAGGGCTTCGCGGGCCGCCCAGTCCGCGGCGGCCAGGCTCTCGGGAGAGCCGTCGATGCCGACGGTCACGGGTCGCAGCATGGGGGAGAACCTC is part of the Peterkaempfera bronchialis genome and encodes:
- a CDS encoding Hsp20/alpha crystallin family protein; this encodes MAIPARRQGRSLFPDLPEWFESFPSRLAWPAMADLYTVRIEEYPEGDRYLVRAEIPGIDPGKDLDITVQDGMLTIRAERTEETQEKHRSEFRYGSFTRTVALPAGAKEDDIQADYNAGILTVSVGLGEAKKEARRIKVTHTE
- a CDS encoding universal stress protein codes for the protein MLRPVTVGIDGSPESLAAADWAAREALRRRLPLRLVHSWNARPQIGPSVQDEETREHWSGRLLRETAAALRECYPELAVDSVEETEGAAATVLLAQSEESELLVLGSHGYGAVAGFMLGSLGSQLLARAAGPVVMVRTDGGRPADGAGNEVVVGVKGYQDPAPALLDFAFTAAAVRGAALRAVRAWSLPPVYGYGAVGLDPVDGQEESERAALTEALTPWREKYPQVEVVEQVESGARGEVLVRAAAGAGLLVVGRRVRRPALTMRVGPVAHAALHFAHCPVAVVPHD